AAGCCCACAAAAAAAGTGCCGTCGCTCGGGGCAACGGCACTTTGAAATCAGTTTTTCCAACCAAAGGTTGAAAACGGGGAGTTACAGGACGTCCTTCAGCTTTGCGCCAGCCTTGAACTTAACGGTCTTGGATGCAGCGATTTTGATCTTTTCACCGGTGCGGGGGTTTACTCCTTCGCGTGCAGCTCTTTCACCAACACTGAAAGAACCGAAGCCAATCAGCTGAACGGAGCCATCCGCTTTGAGACCTTCTTTTACAGCTGCTACGAATGCATCTACTGCTTTTTCGGAATCCTTGATTGTCAGTCCGGAGTTCTTGGCAACCGCGTCAACGAGTTGTGATTTATTCA
The DNA window shown above is from Puniceicoccaceae bacterium and carries:
- a CDS encoding HU family DNA-binding protein, yielding MNKSQLVDAVAKNSGLTIKDSEKAVDAFVAAVKEGLKADGSVQLIGFGSFSVGERAAREGVNPRTGEKIKIAASKTVKFKAGAKLKDVL